From one Triticum urartu cultivar G1812 chromosome 3, Tu2.1, whole genome shotgun sequence genomic stretch:
- the LOC125547999 gene encoding citrate-binding protein-like, whose product MASLSSSPWLHLLLFLVAMGGTFAAAGGSGNPTAGFQKVQLADGDFQVQSPYNVPESQRFQYRNGVRTFWVHRNDKPFNTVTHTNPRSEVKLRGHDYSSGVWQFEGYGYVPSGTSGVSVMQIHNEEGAAHSTVLMLHVYDGVLRFYSGAAIEPDIYDRWFRLNVMHDVGASTVAVYVDGERKFSTSVTPSESYYFKFGVYMQHHDQSSCMESRWTNVTLYTKH is encoded by the exons ATGGCTTCTCTCTCGAGTAGTCCATGGCTTCATCTCCTACTGTTTCTCGTGGCCATGGGCGGCACGTTCGCGGCCGCCGGTGGCAGCGGGAACCCCACCGCCGGGTTCCAGAAGGTGCAGCTCGCCGACGGCGATTTCCAGGTGCAGAGCCCGTACAACGTGCCGGAGAGCCAGCGGTTCCAGTACCGCAACGGTGTGCGGACGTTCTGGGTGCACCGAAATGACAAGCCCTTCAACACCGTCACCCACACCAACCCGCGCTCTGAAGTCAAGCTCCGG GGCCACGACTACTCGTCGGGGGTGTGGCAATTCGAGGGCTATGGCTACGTGCCGTCGGGGACCTCCGGCGTGTCGGTGATGCAGATCCACAACGAGGAGGGCGCCGCGCACTCGACGGTGTTGATGTTGCACGTCTACGACGGCGTCCTTCGGTTCTACAGCGGGGCGGCCATCGAGCCCGACATCTACGACCGGTGGTTCCGCCTCAACGTGATGCACGACGTCGGCGCGTCCACGGTGGCCGTGTACGTCGACGGCGAGCGAAAGTTCAGCACCAGCGTGACCCCCAGCGAGTCCTACTACTTCAAGTTTGGGGTGTACATGCAGCACCATGACCAATCCAGCTGCATGGAGTCACGATGGACCAACGTCACGCTCTATACTAAGCACTAG